GGTGATCCCGCCAGCCCTTGCCTACGGCGAATCCGGGTTTCATCGCCTCGCTGGCAAGACGCTGATCTTCATCATCGATCTCATCGACGTTCAGTAGGCTCACCCCGACGGCAGGCGTTTCGGCACCCGAGGAAAAACTTTCACGGTCGCACCACCCCGAACCCGCGTATCATGACGGCATGCCTACTTACGAGTTCCGCTGCCGTGCCTGTGGTGACACCTTTGAGGTCAGTCGACCGATGGCGGCGGCCGCTGATCCTGCCAACTGCCCGAGCGGACACACCGACACCGTGAAGTTGCTGGGTATCTCCGGCTCGGTGGGTACTGCCACCGCACCGCCCCAGGCCAGCGGCGGTGGCTGCTGCGGGGGTGGCTGCTGCGGCTAACCGCAGCTGTCATTTGCCCGACCGCAACGTGCGCGGCCGGATGCAGGACGTCCGTTGTCAGCTTGGTCCACCGATCAACGCTTCCTAACCAGTGCCGGGCAGAGTGCAGACCTTGCTGCCCTTATTGATCTTGACCTTGAATGTCTTGCTGGACTTCACCATGGGCTTCGCGTTGGCGGAGACCTGGATAGTGAAGGTCCCTTGCGACTCCGGCGTCAGGTAGATCGAGGACTTGCCCTTGCGGTTGGCTCGGGCGGGTTTCGCCCACACCCGACCGCAGGCACTGCCTGACATCTTCTTCCCGCCGACGACACACTTCTGGATCTTCGCAGTGACCTTCGCCTTCGGTTCGGTCTTGATGGTGGCGATCTTCTGCTTCTTGCAGTTCTTGCCTTTTTTCTTCTTGTTCTTGACCTTCACCGGAGTCTTGTCGAACTCCACCGCTACCACCGGCGCAAAGCAGTCCGGATTGTCACTGCCGGGCGGACAGTTGGAGGCCTCCACCTGGACTTCTGGATTCTTCGGCTTGTCAGACTTCGGCGGCACCATCACCACAGAGTTGCGAATGTTGCCCGGCTCCGGGTTGTCACTGATGGTGAATTCCAGATCTAGCGTGGCAGTCTTGCCAGGCTTCAACTTCCCAACAGCCCAGAAGAGCTTCGGCTTGTCCCACTTCAACTTGCCTTGACTTATCGTCGCCTTCTTCGGCTTCACACTGGCGCTATCGATCACATCGGACAGGTCGTCTTTCAAGACCGGCCGCACCGGACGCTTGGCGTAGTTGGTGACACTGATGGTGTACATCCGGTCATCACCAGGAGCTGCTGCCGAATCGTCATCAACAGTCTTTTCCACCACAACGTCGTACAGCGGCACCACGGCGTAGCAGTCGGGGTCGATAACAGCGCTTGGCTGCTGGATCGGCTTGGTGGCCAAGATCTCCGCGAGGCTCGGCAACTGCCGCTTGTTCACTGCTGGGCAGTTGCTGTCCGCTCCGACCACACTGTTTTGCAGCCAACCGCCAGCCTTGTCCGGCACTGAGGTCACAGTGACGCTGTAAGTGGTAGTTGCCGTGGCACCAGGACCGAAGTTCGTCGCCGACCACGACAGGTTCGGCTTGGCGTAGGACACGCTGCCGAGAGTGGTAGCCGCATCCTCGTTGTAGTCAGCGGCAAGCAGCACGTCAGACAAGTCGTCGGTCCAACTGGCCGGGTTGGCGGTCGCCGCACCACGGTTCTTCGTGGTGATCTGGTACTGGCGGGTATCACCGCGTTCCGCTGGCCGCGACTCCCGCAAGACCGACTTCTCGTGGTGCAACAACAACAACGGAACGCTGGTTGAGCATCCGGCAGTGCAGTCACCGCCTGGACTGACGCTGATCCCGTTGTCCAACACTGCATTGCTGCCAAGTTGGCT
The genomic region above belongs to Actinomycetes bacterium and contains:
- a CDS encoding zinc ribbon domain-containing protein, encoding MPTYEFRCRACGDTFEVSRPMAAAADPANCPSGHTDTVKLLGISGSVGTATAPPQASGGGCCGGGCCG